One stretch of Holosporales bacterium DNA includes these proteins:
- a CDS encoding NAD(P) transhydrogenase subunit alpha has product MYHVQSVFHKIVDISGELSDAAAMLTTIDLAPIGGCSQFMWGVTVFVLACFVGYYVVWRVTPALHAPLMAVTNAISSVIIVGAILAAGQAESAFAKIVGFSATVLVSVNIFGGFLVTKRMLAMFQKKDKQEGRG; this is encoded by the coding sequence ATGTATCACGTACAATCTGTTTTTCATAAAATCGTGGATATTTCTGGCGAGTTATCCGATGCTGCGGCGATGTTAACTACAATAGATTTGGCCCCAATCGGCGGATGCAGCCAGTTCATGTGGGGGGTTACAGTCTTTGTGCTTGCGTGTTTTGTCGGATATTACGTGGTTTGGCGAGTGACACCCGCACTTCATGCGCCGCTTATGGCGGTTACCAACGCAATCTCTAGCGTGATAATCGTTGGCGCGATATTAGCCGCAGGCCAGGCAGAGTCCGCTTTTGCGAAAATTGTAGGCTTTTCGGCCACCGTTCTAGTTTCTGTAAATATTTTTGGAGGATTTTTGGTAACCAAACGAATGCTTGCCATGTTTCAGAAAAAGGATAAACAGGAAGGGAGGGGCTGA